One Pontibacillus yanchengensis DNA window includes the following coding sequences:
- the leuC gene encoding 3-isopropylmalate dehydratase large subunit, with translation MTQPKTIIDKIWNKHLVHQEEGKPDLLYVDLHLVHEVTSPQAFEGLRLNNRKVRRPELTYATMDHNVPTIHRNVIKDEVSKKQMETLKQNCNEFGVELADIDHPDQGIVHVIGPELGLTHPGKTIVCGDSHTSTHGAFGAIAFGIGTSEVEHVLATQTLWQASPKTLNVKVNGELGKGVTAKDLILAIIAKYGVRFGTGYIIEYTGQAIRSLSMEERMTVCNMSIEAGARAGLISPDETTFEYIRGKRHAPKGEDFEKAVEEWRALATDEGAEYDATVEIDADEVEPQVTWGTNPGMCVPVSATVPTPESGETVNEKAEIQRALEYMDLEAGQPMSSIQLEHVFIGSCTNSRLSDLRKAADIVRGKQVHPSINALVVPGSKSVKEAAEAEGLDTVFKSAGFQWRDAGCSMCLAMNDDIIPPGERCASTSNRNFEGRQGTDARTHLVSPEMAAIAAIEGRFVDVRQYTEQPV, from the coding sequence ATGACACAGCCCAAAACAATCATCGATAAAATCTGGAATAAACACTTGGTTCATCAAGAAGAAGGTAAACCGGACCTTCTATACGTTGACCTTCATCTAGTACACGAAGTAACCTCCCCTCAAGCATTTGAGGGGCTTCGCCTAAATAACCGTAAAGTCCGTCGCCCAGAATTGACGTACGCAACAATGGACCACAACGTGCCAACGATTCACCGTAATGTCATTAAAGATGAAGTGTCAAAAAAACAAATGGAAACACTTAAGCAAAACTGTAATGAGTTTGGTGTAGAACTTGCAGATATCGATCACCCTGATCAAGGTATCGTTCACGTAATCGGACCAGAACTTGGTTTAACCCACCCGGGGAAAACAATTGTTTGTGGTGATAGCCACACATCAACACACGGAGCGTTTGGTGCTATTGCATTTGGTATCGGAACTAGTGAAGTTGAGCATGTTCTTGCTACCCAAACGCTATGGCAAGCTAGCCCTAAAACATTGAACGTAAAAGTCAACGGGGAACTTGGCAAAGGCGTCACTGCAAAAGACTTAATCCTAGCCATCATCGCAAAATACGGTGTCCGTTTTGGAACAGGCTACATTATTGAGTACACTGGCCAAGCCATCCGATCTCTATCGATGGAAGAGCGCATGACTGTATGCAATATGTCTATCGAAGCAGGTGCTCGTGCTGGATTAATCAGCCCTGACGAAACGACTTTTGAGTATATCCGTGGAAAACGCCATGCTCCAAAAGGAGAGGACTTCGAGAAAGCAGTCGAAGAGTGGAGAGCTCTTGCAACAGATGAAGGAGCTGAATATGATGCGACAGTTGAAATTGATGCTGACGAAGTGGAACCTCAAGTAACATGGGGTACGAATCCTGGCATGTGTGTTCCAGTTAGTGCGACAGTTCCAACTCCTGAAAGCGGAGAAACTGTGAATGAAAAGGCTGAAATTCAACGTGCACTAGAATATATGGATCTTGAAGCTGGTCAACCTATGTCCTCCATTCAGCTAGAGCATGTCTTTATTGGATCTTGCACGAACTCTCGTCTAAGTGACTTGAGAAAAGCCGCTGATATTGTTCGTGGTAAGCAGGTTCATCCTTCTATCAACGCTCTAGTTGTACCTGGTTCTAAATCAGTCAAAGAGGCTGCAGAAGCAGAAGGATTGGATACAGTCTTCAAATCAGCTGGATTCCAGTGGCGCGATGCAGGTTGCAGCATGTGTCTAGCGATGAACGACGACATCATTCCACCAGGAGAACGTTGTGCATCAACATCCAACCGTAACTTCGAAGGCCGCCAAGGTACAGACGCAAGAACTCATCTTGTTAGTCCTGAAATGGCTGCAATTGCTGCGATTGAAGGTCGTTTTGTAGACGTAAGACAATACACCGAGCAGCCGGTTTAA
- the leuD gene encoding 3-isopropylmalate dehydratase small subunit has protein sequence MEPIQQHTGKVYPLNRANVDTDQIIPKQFLKRIERQGFGQFLFYNWRYYEDGTAKEDFSLNEEKYQDATILVAGENFGCGSSREHAPWALEDFGFRVIIAPSFADIFYNNCVKNGILPVTLSEEQTQELMNRAEAEDYPLTVNLEDQTVSDEYDFHAQFDIDNYSKEMLINGWDEIAVTLTKQDKIDEYEEQMR, from the coding sequence ATGGAACCAATCCAACAACACACAGGCAAGGTTTATCCGTTAAACCGCGCCAACGTAGATACAGACCAAATTATTCCTAAACAATTTCTGAAGCGAATTGAACGCCAAGGCTTCGGCCAATTCCTTTTCTATAATTGGCGGTATTACGAAGATGGTACAGCTAAAGAGGATTTCTCCTTAAACGAGGAAAAATATCAAGACGCTACCATCTTAGTTGCTGGTGAAAACTTTGGGTGCGGCTCTTCTCGTGAGCACGCCCCTTGGGCATTAGAAGACTTTGGTTTCAGAGTTATTATCGCACCAAGTTTTGCTGACATTTTTTATAATAACTGTGTGAAAAATGGTATCTTACCTGTTACACTATCAGAAGAGCAAACTCAGGAATTAATGAACCGTGCAGAAGCTGAAGATTATCCGCTAACGGTAAATCTTGAGGATCAAACTGTTTCAGATGAGTATGATTTTCATGCACAGTTTGACATTGATAACTACTCTAAAGAAATGCTTATTAACGGCTGGGATGAAATTGCCGTTACACTAACTAAGCAGGATAAAATTGATGAGTACGAAGAACAAATGCGCTAG
- the ilvA gene encoding threonine ammonia-lyase yields the protein MNHLKDIVHRTPLQTSTSINEMTGKNIFFKMENQQKTGAFKVRGASYKISQLTQQEANRGVIAASAGNHAQGVALAASKRGIEAKIYMPEHTPEAKIRATKAYGATIMLTGESFQEAYQAALEDQEQNNSVFVHPFDDVDVMAGQGTIAVEMLEQNPDLDTLLVPIGGGGLISGVAVAAKSIKPDINVIGVQAKEASATYNRFYKKGASSLTQVKTIADGIAVKQPGMATFPIINQYVDEIVTVTEPDIASAMLYMLERNKSLVEGAGASAFAGLLAHGKHLNAQNVGIVVSGGNMDVSKMPTIQHLASNHKVRHLA from the coding sequence ATGAATCATCTTAAAGATATCGTTCATCGTACCCCTTTACAAACATCAACATCCATTAACGAAATGACTGGGAAAAACATTTTCTTTAAGATGGAAAACCAACAAAAAACCGGCGCTTTTAAAGTAAGAGGTGCCAGCTACAAGATCTCACAATTAACGCAGCAAGAAGCGAATCGAGGGGTTATTGCCGCATCCGCAGGGAATCATGCGCAGGGCGTTGCACTAGCCGCTTCCAAACGAGGCATCGAAGCAAAAATATATATGCCTGAACATACACCAGAGGCGAAGATTCGGGCTACGAAAGCATATGGAGCCACTATCATGTTAACCGGTGAATCCTTTCAAGAAGCCTATCAGGCCGCACTAGAGGATCAAGAGCAGAACAACAGTGTCTTCGTGCATCCATTTGATGACGTTGACGTGATGGCCGGCCAAGGAACCATTGCCGTAGAAATGCTCGAACAAAATCCAGACTTAGATACACTTCTTGTTCCCATTGGTGGAGGTGGTCTGATTAGTGGAGTGGCTGTCGCCGCCAAGTCGATAAAACCCGATATTAACGTCATCGGTGTTCAAGCCAAAGAAGCGAGTGCAACATACAATCGTTTTTACAAAAAGGGAGCGTCTTCTCTAACCCAAGTCAAAACAATTGCGGACGGCATCGCCGTGAAACAACCAGGTATGGCGACATTCCCAATCATCAACCAATATGTAGATGAAATTGTCACCGTCACTGAGCCAGATATTGCATCCGCAATGCTTTATATGCTCGAACGTAACAAAAGCCTCGTAGAAGGTGCTGGAGCATCAGCATTCGCAGGCCTACTAGCACACGGGAAACACCTAAACGCACAAAATGTAGGAATCGTAGTCAGTGGCGGGAATATGGATGTCTCCAAAATGCCAACCATCCAACACCTGGCAAGCAACCACAAAGTCAGACATTTAGCTTGA
- a CDS encoding DUF1292 domain-containing protein: protein MTQNTSETPEYIVFKDEQGEEQQYKVDALVEMNGNQYVLYTHEGETKMNRIEHENDEATLCTVSDEEAEALMDAYRKGLEEDLEEEQ, encoded by the coding sequence ATGACTCAGAATACAAGCGAAACACCAGAGTATATCGTTTTCAAGGATGAACAAGGCGAGGAGCAACAATATAAAGTCGATGCACTTGTTGAGATGAATGGCAATCAGTATGTGTTATACACGCATGAAGGGGAAACAAAAATGAATCGGATAGAGCATGAAAATGATGAGGCTACGCTTTGCACGGTTAGTGATGAGGAAGCAGAAGCATTGATGGACGCATATCGGAAAGGGCTAGAGGAAGATTTAGAAGAAGAGCAGTAG
- a CDS encoding tetratricopeptide repeat protein, translated as MKLVETSPDHAETNFYCAVSHDALGMEREAIPYYENALSNDIDGELREKTYVQLGSSFRCIGDYSHAKTTLEKGVEEFPDNSAIKAFLALTLHNLNEDENALTMLLNLLSTSSSDPWITKYKTALEFYSDNLEKNMVKAGEYGDEQ; from the coding sequence GTGAAATTGGTAGAAACCTCACCTGATCATGCTGAGACCAATTTTTATTGTGCCGTCTCCCATGACGCGCTTGGTATGGAACGAGAGGCGATCCCTTATTATGAAAATGCTTTATCAAATGATATAGATGGGGAACTTCGTGAGAAAACATACGTGCAATTAGGGAGTAGTTTTCGATGCATTGGTGACTATTCACATGCTAAAACAACACTAGAAAAAGGTGTTGAGGAGTTCCCGGATAATAGTGCTATCAAAGCGTTCTTAGCACTTACGTTACATAACCTTAATGAAGATGAAAATGCATTAACTATGTTGTTGAACCTTCTATCCACCTCTTCTTCAGATCCTTGGATTACCAAGTATAAAACAGCTCTAGAATTCTATTCAGACAATTTAGAGAAAAACATGGTAAAGGCAGGTGAATATGGTGATGAACAATAA
- a CDS encoding VOC family protein: MVPQRISLITLGCKNLPVLRDFNAYLGWKETGHGYQDYAVFKTAGVMLSLYPLKSLANDTGLEAQKNTSSFKGVSFAINVDTPEQVDDTIGVVREAGGKILKEPSNEGHFRSACFADPEYNVWEIAYNPDSTFDERGAMLTI, encoded by the coding sequence ATGGTGCCGCAACGGATAAGTTTAATCACACTAGGTTGCAAGAATCTCCCTGTTCTTCGAGACTTTAATGCATATTTAGGTTGGAAAGAAACAGGGCATGGGTATCAGGATTATGCAGTTTTTAAAACTGCAGGAGTGATGTTATCCCTATATCCTCTAAAATCATTGGCAAATGATACTGGTTTAGAAGCCCAAAAAAATACTAGTTCATTTAAAGGTGTTAGTTTTGCCATTAATGTGGATACTCCAGAACAAGTGGACGATACAATAGGTGTGGTTCGTGAAGCAGGAGGAAAAATTTTAAAAGAACCTAGTAATGAAGGGCACTTTCGTTCTGCTTGCTTTGCAGATCCTGAATATAACGTCTGGGAAATAGCATATAACCCTGACTCAACATTTGATGAACGCGGAGCCATGCTTACAATTTAA